The sequence below is a genomic window from Sphingobacterium sp. ML3W.
CATAAACAAAAACAGGGGCATAATCAGGTCCCACAACCGGAAACCAGCCCATATTTCATGATCAAATTGATACAAAAAGCCATGATAAAACTCATTATCCCAGACCTGGCCAATTGCGACCAATATAGGTTGCAAACCAACAAGTAAAAATAGGTCGAATCCGCGGAGTATATCCAAGGATTCCAATCTATTTGTTTTATTAGATAAGTTGTTCATCTAGCTTATTTAAAAGATGTAGTACCACCTCCATTCAATGTAAGTTCCATTTTTAGGTTGATTTTCCATTTCCCCCTTGTAAAATCAGGAACATCTATTGAGTTAGACCGATTTTTTACCGATTTTTCGCTTAATGGAGCTATTACACTCCATAATGCAGCGTCATAAACATCCTGATCCAAGGGCAATCCATTTCTTAAACAATCAATCAATCGCCAGTCCATCATCATATCCATTCCACCATGTCCGCCTATTTTTTTAGCCATTTCACCAACCTTCTGAACAATTTCAGGTCTGTATTGTTCTTCCAATCGTTTCATTTCTTCAGGGGATAACCAATCATGACCAAAAGCGATTCGTTCTGGTTCAGGCCATTTTTGTGCTACACCTTTTGTCCCTGAAATCTGATGGATTCTAGAATAAGGTCTTGGACTTGATACATCATGTTCCAGTACAATTGTTCTACCTTGATGGGTTTTGATTGTAGTTACGTTCATATTTCCTCGGTAACTATGTTTAGCAAAAGGTTCATAAAAAGCATCTTTAGCAGCTAGCGATTTAGCCATAGACCCCATGCTAAAATCCTTTGAGGACATAGATGTCAAATACTCCATTTTATCCCCCCTATTGATATCCATAATCTGACAGATAGGCCCTAAACCATGTGTCGGATACAGATTGCCATTCTTAAAATTCTCCTTTAATCGCCACATATCATAATAGCTATTCTTAGCAAAATTTTCGTTTAACAAATCATGTATATAAGCTCCTTCACCGTGGATTATTTCACCAAACATACCTTGTCTCGCCATATTCAAAGTCATGAGTTCAAAAAAATCATAACAACAATTTTCCAGCATCATACAGTGTTTCTGATACTTTTCAGATGTCTCTACCAAAGCCCAACATTCATCTACCGTAGTCGCAGCTGGCACTTCAATAGCGACATGTTTACCGGCCTTCATGGCATATAGAGCAATTTTAGTATGCAAATCCCAAGGTGTACAAATATAGATTAGGTCAATATCATTTCGATCACAAAGTTCTTTCCAGGCCTCTTCTTTATCAGCATATATTGCAGGTTTTTTACTCCCCTTTACAGCATGAGCCGATTTTTCCGCATAATTTCTTCTAATATCACAGATGGCATTAATTTCCACCCCTTGAATATGGTCTATACGGTAAACAGCAGATGCACCCCGATTTCCCACTCCGATAAATCCGACACGAACTACGTCCAGTTTTGGAGCAGCATATCCACACATATTGAACGACGATCTATTATTATTTATCGCACTACTAGCTAATGTCAAATCAACAGGATTTGCCATTAACTTATTTCCGATTATTCCTAAGCTCGACAGCCCCGCTAAGCGAATAAAATTTCTACGAGAAGTTTCCATTATTTTTTTTAAAAAGTTTACCTTAAATTATTTATTAAATGAAACCACCTTGATGATCCAAGTTTTGGTATTTCCGTTTGCAGCAATAACCTGATACTGCCAATCCTTTGTTAAATCAATAGGATCACCTAATTTAGGTGCATCGCCTACAGCTATAACTTTTGCAGCGGTCGATATATCCATGTACATCCACAAATAATTCTGTACAATTTTATTTCGAATTTCGTTAGTAAAAGTACCCGATGCTTGCGGTACATCAATAGTCAATTCGATTGTATTCGTATTTTCAACGACATTCTTCTGCACATTCAATCGCTGATAAGCGATTACTGGTTTATCATTCAGTATTTTATCGCTTTCGTATCGATATTCGACATAAACATTATCAATATTGTTCAAATCCCAATTTTCATACTCGGGCAAATCCTTTTTAAGACAGCTATTCATGATCAGCATGATGACGGCTGCTAGTCCTATTATGTGTATTTTTTTCATTTTAATTATCATTAGCCATTATTATTACCAGCCTGGATTTTGAATTCCAAAATTTGGATTTCGATCCAAATATGATTGTGCTATCGGGAACAAATATCTTCTTGAAGAATCAAATTCGCGGACATTATTGGATGAAAAGAAAGCACCAGAAACCACTGAATAGTGTTTTCTATCTTTACTGACATCCATAACTTGTGGAAGTGTCGTCAATTCAGGTATAGTGCCTCCAGAAGGTACTCCATGGTTTGCATTTCCACCATATCTTCCCCATCTTAACAAACTCCAGTAATAATCATTTTCTAACACCAGATCCACTCTCCTTTCCCTTTTATAATCTGTCCAAGCCGTAGCCAAATCCGACATTTTAGCTGGCGGAAGCTGACCATGAGTAACACGTGTCTGATTCAACAACTCAATTGCCTTAGGTAAATTTTGTTGTAAAAGATAAGCTTCAGCCATATTCAGATATACACGACCTAAACGGGTAGTCACATAATGGTAATCTGTCGGAACTCCAGCATAAATTCTTGGGTTCACATTATTGTACACCCCTTTTCGCCAATACATATTCGTCAACGAAGTATTATAAGCATGTCCATTC
It includes:
- a CDS encoding Gfo/Idh/MocA family protein gives rise to the protein METSRRNFIRLAGLSSLGIIGNKLMANPVDLTLASSAINNNRSSFNMCGYAAPKLDVVRVGFIGVGNRGASAVYRIDHIQGVEINAICDIRRNYAEKSAHAVKGSKKPAIYADKEEAWKELCDRNDIDLIYICTPWDLHTKIALYAMKAGKHVAIEVPAATTVDECWALVETSEKYQKHCMMLENCCYDFFELMTLNMARQGMFGEIIHGEGAYIHDLLNENFAKNSYYDMWRLKENFKNGNLYPTHGLGPICQIMDINRGDKMEYLTSMSSKDFSMGSMAKSLAAKDAFYEPFAKHSYRGNMNVTTIKTHQGRTIVLEHDVSSPRPYSRIHQISGTKGVAQKWPEPERIAFGHDWLSPEEMKRLEEQYRPEIVQKVGEMAKKIGGHGGMDMMMDWRLIDCLRNGLPLDQDVYDAALWSVIAPLSEKSVKNRSNSIDVPDFTRGKWKINLKMELTLNGGGTTSFK
- a CDS encoding DUF5018-related domain-containing protein, which gives rise to MKKIHIIGLAAVIMLIMNSCLKKDLPEYENWDLNNIDNVYVEYRYESDKILNDKPVIAYQRLNVQKNVVENTNTIELTIDVPQASGTFTNEIRNKIVQNYLWMYMDISTAAKVIAVGDAPKLGDPIDLTKDWQYQVIAANGNTKTWIIKVVSFNK